A section of the Armatimonadota bacterium genome encodes:
- a CDS encoding FAD-dependent oxidoreductase, translated as MRERSPSCRICFCLVMGLLLALPAPLSAQPRSLTVDLLVYGATPQGVTAAVAAASRGVRVLLAEPTGSVGGVFSRSWLNTVDLTWDRRGHPLYGGLTAQFVLRIGSRDGLDVERAEQVLRSMLSEASVVPRLGWRLVGVQGTSHRLEMASFATPGGTVEVRAAAFLDATDLATLAAAAGARFTVGREDTGLDRRQMAASLIFRLGGLSWERVGSRACPRRPCPMGSGRVGRMIWGFNDLVARYVPSDPERFALRGLELALQDDGTVLVKGLQVFGVDATDPESSRQAYLQAQAEVGRVVRFLRRIAPDLFGSAELLGVAPSLYVRESRHLVGRYRLRADDVLYGRDFPDALSLGGYPMDGQSYIAGEPPYLPGIPAPYGVPLRCLVPDGFTNLLVVSPAASFDSVAAFSARVVPLQMSLGEAAGITIALAHALGRPPTVFLEDSQALQTLRRALQAAGIRLSAPRPPVPEDVLDPGYPEAVELLRRGLFNGSYRLRGGLHLDRKMSLREWLENLEHFLRARGSPAALETLLAVRSASYSTLGYPLSVSSALSLLRALGLPGSISTTGPYLTRGQGAALLWSAIRSAFLPAAERGPARAPECREVLGLQVCVGGSEGRR; from the coding sequence GTGCGCGAACGTAGCCCTTCCTGCAGAATCTGCTTCTGCCTTGTGATGGGGCTCCTCCTGGCTCTGCCGGCCCCTCTCTCCGCGCAACCCCGCTCCCTCACCGTGGACCTCCTCGTGTACGGGGCCACGCCGCAAGGGGTGACCGCGGCCGTGGCCGCGGCCTCCCGGGGCGTTCGGGTGCTGCTTGCGGAGCCTACGGGATCGGTCGGGGGTGTCTTCTCCCGGAGCTGGCTCAACACCGTGGATTTGACGTGGGATCGCCGGGGGCATCCCCTCTACGGCGGTCTCACCGCGCAGTTCGTGCTGAGGATCGGGAGCCGGGATGGCCTGGACGTGGAGCGGGCGGAGCAGGTGCTCAGGAGCATGCTCTCCGAGGCCTCCGTGGTCCCCCGTCTGGGGTGGAGGCTGGTGGGTGTTCAGGGAACGTCCCACCGTCTGGAAATGGCCTCCTTCGCGACACCGGGCGGGACGGTGGAGGTGCGGGCCGCAGCCTTCCTGGACGCCACGGACCTCGCCACCCTGGCGGCTGCGGCGGGTGCGCGCTTCACGGTGGGACGGGAGGACACGGGCTTGGATCGGCGCCAGATGGCGGCATCCCTGATCTTCCGGCTCGGGGGCCTCTCCTGGGAGCGGGTGGGATCCCGGGCCTGCCCACGCCGTCCGTGCCCCATGGGGAGCGGCCGGGTCGGCCGGATGATCTGGGGGTTCAACGACCTTGTGGCCCGGTACGTCCCCAGCGATCCCGAGCGGTTTGCCCTTCGAGGGTTGGAGCTCGCCCTCCAGGACGACGGCACGGTCCTCGTGAAGGGGTTGCAGGTGTTTGGGGTGGACGCCACCGATCCGGAGAGCTCCCGCCAGGCCTACCTCCAGGCCCAGGCGGAGGTGGGGAGGGTGGTGCGTTTCCTCCGGCGTATCGCTCCGGACCTCTTCGGTTCCGCAGAACTCCTGGGCGTGGCCCCTTCCCTCTACGTCCGGGAGAGCCGGCACCTGGTCGGCCGCTACCGCCTCCGGGCGGACGACGTGCTGTACGGCCGGGACTTTCCGGATGCCCTCTCCCTGGGCGGGTACCCCATGGACGGCCAGAGCTACATCGCCGGCGAACCTCCCTACCTCCCCGGGATCCCCGCTCCTTACGGAGTCCCCCTCCGGTGCCTCGTGCCGGACGGGTTCACCAACCTCCTGGTGGTTTCTCCCGCGGCCTCCTTCGATTCCGTGGCCGCCTTCTCCGCCCGGGTGGTGCCCCTCCAGATGAGCCTCGGGGAAGCCGCGGGGATCACCATCGCCTTGGCCCATGCCCTGGGGCGTCCTCCCACGGTTTTCCTGGAGGATTCTCAGGCCCTCCAAACCCTCCGGCGGGCCCTCCAGGCGGCGGGCATCCGCCTCAGCGCTCCCAGACCTCCCGTCCCCGAGGACGTGCTGGACCCCGGATACCCGGAAGCGGTGGAACTGCTCCGGCGGGGGCTTTTCAACGGTTCCTACCGACTCCGGGGAGGACTCCACCTGGACCGCAAAATGTCCCTCCGGGAGTGGCTGGAGAACTTGGAGCACTTCCTCCGGGCCCGCGGGAGTCCCGCGGCCCTGGAGACGCTGCTGGCGGTTCGCTCGGCTTCCTATTCCACCCTGGGGTATCCCCTCTCCGTCTCCTCCGCGCTCTCGCTTCTGCGGGCCCTGGGCCTTCCGGGAAGCATCTCGACGACGGGCCCCTATCTTACCCGGGGCCAGGGCGCCGCCCTGCTGTGGAGCGCGATCCGCAGCGCCTTCCTCCCCGCCGCGGAGCGGGGGCCGGCCCGCGCACCCGAGTGCCGGGAAGTCCTGGGATTGCAGGTCTGCGTGGGCGGGTCGGAGGGGCGACGGTAG